One Mycobacteroides abscessus ATCC 19977 genomic window carries:
- a CDS encoding prolyl oligopeptidase family serine peptidase, which translates to MTSARRSLDPYLWLEDIGGDEPLNWVREHNAITTSEFSGARFEEMRDEALAILNTDAQIPYVRRRGEYLYNFWRDATNSRGLWRRTTLDRYRRHDPEWDVVIDVDALAATEDENWVWAGAAVLRPDFQRALVSLSRGGSDAVVVREFDLETRQFVAGGFELPEAKTQISWVDADTVYVGTDFGPGSLTDSGYPRLVKRWKRGQSLDDAELVFSGEASDVTVGASFDDTPGFERTLISRATDFFNSEVHELTADGELLRIDVPTDASASIHREWLLIELKSSWQVGDIEYSAGTLLAARYRDYVAGDRTLTPVFVPDEHASLHHYAWTRDRLTVAILRDVASEILVFTPGSWRSEPLPGVPDNATTQIVAIDDLGDEIFLDTSGFTQPSTLLRGEVGPAGASVSPIKTAPSFFDDAAFEVAQHFARSDDGTSIPYFVVRAKGSEAAGPTLLGGYGGFEVARTPGYDGVLGRLWLSRGGTYVLANIRGGGEYGPVWHTQAMREGRHLVYEDFAAVARDLVARGITTAAQLGAQGGSNGGLLMGVMLTAYPELFGALVCQVPLLDMRRYHLLLAGASWVAEYGDPDNPEDWEFISKYSPYQNISMDRRYPPVLVTTSTRDDRVHPGHARKMTAALQEAGQPVWYYENIEGGHGGAANNEQSAFKAALAIEFLWRQLAP; encoded by the coding sequence ATGACGTCGGCGCGCCGCTCCCTGGACCCATATCTCTGGCTCGAGGACATCGGTGGTGACGAGCCCCTGAACTGGGTACGCGAGCACAACGCGATCACCACCAGCGAGTTTTCCGGCGCGCGCTTCGAGGAGATGCGTGACGAGGCGCTGGCCATTCTCAATACCGACGCGCAGATCCCCTATGTGCGCCGACGGGGCGAATATCTCTACAACTTCTGGCGCGATGCCACCAACTCCCGTGGCCTTTGGCGGCGAACCACTTTGGATCGGTACCGCCGGCACGATCCGGAATGGGACGTCGTCATCGATGTCGACGCCCTGGCGGCCACGGAAGATGAGAACTGGGTGTGGGCCGGGGCAGCCGTGCTGCGCCCCGACTTCCAGCGCGCGCTGGTGAGCCTGTCGCGGGGCGGCTCGGACGCGGTAGTGGTACGTGAATTCGATCTAGAAACAAGGCAGTTCGTCGCCGGCGGATTCGAGCTGCCCGAGGCCAAGACCCAGATCAGCTGGGTCGACGCGGACACCGTGTACGTGGGCACGGACTTCGGGCCGGGCAGCCTCACCGACTCCGGGTATCCCCGCCTGGTCAAGCGCTGGAAACGCGGCCAATCCCTGGACGACGCCGAGCTGGTGTTCAGCGGCGAAGCCTCGGATGTGACCGTGGGCGCCAGCTTTGACGACACCCCCGGCTTCGAACGCACGCTGATCAGCCGGGCCACCGACTTCTTCAATTCAGAAGTTCACGAGCTGACCGCCGACGGCGAGTTGTTGCGTATCGATGTCCCCACTGACGCTTCGGCATCGATCCACCGCGAGTGGCTGCTCATCGAGCTCAAGTCATCGTGGCAAGTCGGCGACATCGAGTATTCGGCGGGAACACTGCTGGCGGCCCGGTACAGGGATTACGTCGCCGGTGATCGCACGCTCACCCCGGTGTTCGTGCCCGACGAGCACGCGAGCCTGCACCACTACGCGTGGACCCGCGACCGGCTCACCGTCGCGATCCTGCGCGATGTGGCCAGCGAGATCTTGGTGTTCACCCCCGGAAGCTGGCGCTCCGAACCGCTGCCCGGCGTTCCAGACAACGCCACAACTCAGATCGTCGCCATCGATGATCTCGGTGACGAGATATTCCTCGACACTTCGGGTTTCACTCAGCCTTCGACGCTGCTGCGCGGCGAGGTCGGCCCGGCTGGCGCCTCCGTGTCCCCGATCAAGACAGCGCCATCGTTCTTCGATGACGCCGCCTTTGAGGTGGCCCAACACTTCGCACGATCCGACGACGGTACGTCGATTCCATATTTTGTTGTGCGCGCCAAGGGATCTGAAGCCGCGGGACCCACCCTGCTCGGCGGCTACGGAGGCTTCGAGGTCGCACGGACACCCGGGTATGACGGCGTGCTGGGCAGGCTGTGGCTCTCCCGCGGCGGCACGTACGTACTGGCCAATATCCGTGGGGGCGGAGAGTACGGACCGGTCTGGCACACCCAGGCCATGCGCGAGGGCCGCCACTTGGTCTATGAGGATTTCGCCGCGGTCGCACGAGATCTGGTGGCGCGGGGCATCACCACCGCAGCACAGCTAGGTGCCCAAGGGGGAAGCAACGGCGGCCTGCTGATGGGTGTCATGCTCACGGCGTACCCGGAACTGTTCGGCGCGCTCGTGTGCCAGGTGCCGCTGCTGGACATGCGCCGTTATCACCTACTACTGGCCGGCGCTTCCTGGGTTGCCGAGTACGGTGATCCCGACAATCCGGAAGATTGGGAGTTCATCTCCAAATACTCTCCCTATCAAAATATTTCGATGGATCGGCGATACCCCCCGGTGCTGGTGACCACGTCTACCCGTGATGATCGGGTCCATCCCGGGCATGCACGCAAGATGACCGCGGCTCTGCAAGAAGCGGGGCAACCTGTCTGGTACTACGAGAACATCGAGGGCGGCCACGGAGGCGCGGCCAACAACGAGCAGTCCGCGTTCAAGGCTGCGCTGGCCATCGAGTTCCTCTGGCGCCAGTTGGCACCCTGA
- a CDS encoding nitroreductase/quinone reductase family protein — MPSNVLAAEDGLMSESNTVPPWVNKVVRGVLRSPLHPVLSGNIALFTFTGRKSGKEYNVAATYVRDGDVLTIFTDRTWAKNLRDGRPVTALVRGKRLEGTAELATGPQIAGPLTELLLRVPRDAKYHNVRRDPDGSLNPSDINRAAARESMVTIRLT; from the coding sequence ATGCCGTCGAACGTGCTCGCGGCGGAGGATGGCCTCATGAGCGAATCCAACACCGTGCCACCGTGGGTCAACAAGGTGGTCAGGGGCGTGCTCCGCAGCCCCCTGCACCCCGTACTCAGCGGCAACATCGCGCTGTTTACATTCACCGGCCGCAAGAGCGGCAAGGAGTACAACGTCGCCGCCACCTATGTTCGCGATGGCGATGTCCTGACCATTTTCACCGATAGGACATGGGCCAAGAATCTGCGTGATGGACGACCGGTCACCGCCCTGGTGCGCGGCAAGCGGCTCGAGGGCACCGCTGAACTGGCGACCGGACCGCAGATCGCGGGTCCGCTGACCGAGCTTCTCCTCCGGGTACCGCGCGACGCCAAGTACCACAACGTGCGTCGCGATCCCGATGGCAGCCTGAACCCATCCGACATCAACCGCGCCGCCGCCCGTGAAAGCATGGTGACGATACGACTGACGTGA
- a CDS encoding lipase family protein, with protein MTTGATNERKPEQARPPREEWETRDQVPLLPSRDPFYQPPVGFRTLPAGAVLRWRRVDLALFGRIRQHVDAWQLLYRTNSMHHEPEVAVTTVVLPARVRAPAHRPLLAYQCAIDAVADKCFPSYALRYGSRAIGAVPQFEWPLIAAAVARGWAVSISDHEGQDGCFVAPREPGYRILDGVRAAMSFEPLGLDQSTPVGIWGYSGGGMASSWAAEMAPAYAPEIGIVGAVLGAPVSDPGQLAVRLNATAFSGLTAIGIASLRRCYAGLDARINAHIDAEGQQILAAASQLDTVRAGARFAKQDFNNHCDISLAELLTQPEIVEVFDDVRLGQHVPACPMLVIHPQHDQIIDVRDVDAQVQRYLAADGHVSYVRDHCSEHISLMLLSAPLALNWLKNRFRGTGTSNAQNIPVFSIALSAKAIRGYLSILATMLRAVLARPLGPTTARSQHRI; from the coding sequence GTGACTACCGGCGCGACGAATGAACGCAAGCCCGAGCAGGCAAGGCCACCGCGAGAGGAATGGGAAACCCGCGACCAAGTTCCGCTGCTACCGAGCCGCGACCCGTTTTATCAGCCCCCCGTCGGCTTTCGGACACTCCCCGCGGGAGCTGTGTTGCGTTGGCGCCGAGTGGATTTGGCTTTATTCGGCCGGATCAGACAACACGTGGACGCTTGGCAACTGCTCTACCGCACCAACAGCATGCACCATGAGCCGGAGGTCGCGGTCACCACCGTTGTCCTTCCCGCTCGTGTGCGGGCACCGGCACATCGCCCCTTATTGGCCTATCAGTGTGCTATCGACGCGGTCGCCGACAAATGTTTTCCCTCCTACGCGCTCAGGTACGGCTCGCGAGCAATCGGCGCCGTACCTCAGTTCGAGTGGCCCCTGATCGCCGCCGCGGTGGCACGCGGGTGGGCGGTGTCGATATCCGACCATGAGGGGCAAGACGGATGCTTCGTCGCGCCACGGGAGCCTGGCTACCGCATCCTGGACGGGGTGCGCGCCGCCATGAGCTTCGAGCCACTCGGTCTGGATCAGAGTACGCCGGTGGGCATTTGGGGATACTCGGGCGGGGGAATGGCAAGCTCATGGGCGGCCGAGATGGCTCCGGCCTATGCTCCGGAAATCGGTATCGTGGGAGCAGTATTGGGCGCTCCCGTCAGCGACCCGGGTCAACTCGCGGTGCGATTGAACGCAACAGCGTTCTCCGGCTTAACGGCCATCGGCATCGCCAGTTTGCGGCGCTGCTATGCGGGTCTAGACGCGCGCATCAACGCCCATATCGACGCAGAGGGACAGCAGATCTTGGCCGCTGCCAGCCAGCTGGACACTGTTCGGGCGGGCGCTCGATTTGCCAAGCAGGACTTCAACAACCACTGCGATATCTCGCTAGCAGAACTGTTGACGCAACCCGAGATCGTCGAAGTATTCGACGACGTGCGTTTGGGACAGCACGTGCCCGCGTGCCCGATGCTGGTCATACACCCTCAGCACGATCAGATCATCGACGTGCGCGACGTCGACGCTCAGGTTCAGCGCTATCTCGCCGCCGACGGCCACGTGAGTTATGTGCGTGACCACTGCAGCGAGCACATCTCTCTGATGCTGCTCTCCGCACCGCTAGCGCTGAATTGGTTGAAGAACCGGTTCCGGGGCACCGGCACCTCTAACGCACAGAACATCCCAGTCTTTTCGATAGCACTGTCCGCCAAGGCAATTCGTGGCTACCTCAGCATACTCGCAACCATGCTAAGAGCAGTGTTGGCTCGTCCCTTAGGGCCCACAACGGCCCGATCACAGCACCGGATCTAA
- the ppk2 gene encoding polyphosphate kinase 2, whose translation MTDTITAAAEGYTVDDDDDDDPVLIAPDGVAVDTWRENYPYDERMSRHQYELEKRLLQIELLKLQNWSKRTGARHVILFEGRDAAGKGGTIKRFMEHLNPRGARVVALEKPTERERTQWYFQRYVPHLPAAGEMVFFDRSWYNRAGVERVMGFCSDEQHSEFIHQAPLFEQMLVNDGISLTKLWFSVSAAEQRTRFAIRQVDPVRQWKLSPMDLASLDKWDAYTKAKEEMFSLTDTDHAPWIVVKSNDKKRARVNAMRHVLGKFDYDDKDLDVVGQADPLILGRALTD comes from the coding sequence GTGACCGACACCATTACCGCCGCTGCGGAGGGCTACACCGTCGATGACGACGATGACGACGACCCGGTACTGATCGCGCCCGATGGTGTCGCGGTAGACACCTGGCGGGAGAACTACCCGTACGACGAGCGGATGAGCCGCCACCAGTACGAACTCGAGAAGCGGCTGCTGCAGATCGAGCTGCTCAAACTGCAGAACTGGAGCAAGCGCACCGGCGCGCGGCATGTCATTCTCTTCGAGGGACGGGACGCCGCGGGTAAGGGCGGCACCATCAAGCGGTTCATGGAACACCTGAACCCGCGCGGTGCACGCGTGGTCGCGCTGGAGAAGCCCACCGAGCGGGAGCGTACCCAGTGGTACTTCCAGCGGTACGTGCCACACCTGCCGGCCGCGGGCGAGATGGTGTTCTTCGACCGGTCTTGGTACAACCGTGCTGGGGTCGAGCGGGTCATGGGATTCTGCAGCGATGAGCAGCATTCCGAATTCATCCACCAGGCACCACTTTTCGAGCAGATGCTGGTCAACGACGGCATCAGCCTGACCAAGCTGTGGTTCTCGGTGTCGGCGGCCGAGCAGCGCACGCGATTCGCGATCCGGCAGGTTGACCCGGTACGCCAGTGGAAACTCTCACCGATGGACTTGGCATCCCTGGACAAGTGGGATGCCTACACCAAGGCCAAGGAAGAGATGTTCTCTCTGACCGATACAGATCACGCCCCGTGGATCGTGGTGAAGAGCAACGACAAGAAGCGGGCTCGTGTCAATGCGATGCGCCATGTGCTGGGCAAGTTCGACTACGACGACAAAGATCTCGACGTTGTCGGTCAGGCAGATCCGCTGATCCTGGGGCGCGCGCTCACGGATTAG
- a CDS encoding aldehyde dehydrogenase family protein, producing the protein MTTTSENLVSTPSDTSHDVRNPANGQVVGRVNWTDPSDIPGIVAQLAKAQPSWERLGPEGRGQVLARFAQWLIDNTGRIEAQLIAETGKSKIDGGIEIPSILAIIAYYAPKAAEFLAPESRPASSIAMNTKKITVHQRPRKVVGVISPWNYPVALGYWDVIPALLAGCSVLLKPSERTPLSDELIANGWAEIGGPPVFEVVHGAREVGEALVDNVDFVQFTGSTATGKKIMERAARRLTPVSLELGGKDPMLVLPDADVKRAAHAAVWGSMFNAGQTCVSVERVYVHDSIYEQFVDLVVEEVRGLEIGAGLDHSVGAMIDENQLEVVDRHVRQAVSSGARALTGGARIPGHGSFYAPTVLVDVDHSMDCMREETFGPTLPIMRYSEESEAIALANDSEYGLSASVWSKDRRRAERVALQLDCGTVNINDVIMNLSCLTAPHGGWKGSGLGSRFGGVDGLRKYCRTEAIVDTRVTLPSEPLWYSGPSWLAPVALKSLTKLSNKALRPFRR; encoded by the coding sequence ATGACAACGACGTCTGAAAATCTCGTCAGCACCCCCAGCGATACCTCCCATGACGTGCGCAATCCCGCGAACGGGCAGGTCGTAGGTCGGGTGAACTGGACCGATCCGTCGGACATCCCCGGGATCGTCGCGCAACTGGCGAAGGCACAGCCGTCCTGGGAGCGACTCGGCCCCGAGGGGCGCGGCCAGGTACTGGCCCGATTCGCGCAATGGTTGATCGACAACACTGGGCGCATCGAAGCTCAGCTGATCGCCGAGACCGGCAAGTCAAAGATCGACGGTGGCATCGAGATTCCCTCGATACTCGCGATCATCGCGTATTACGCGCCCAAGGCCGCGGAGTTCCTGGCGCCGGAGTCGCGGCCCGCGTCCTCGATTGCCATGAACACCAAGAAGATCACCGTGCACCAGCGGCCCCGCAAGGTGGTGGGGGTCATCTCGCCGTGGAATTATCCTGTGGCACTGGGCTACTGGGATGTGATCCCAGCACTGTTGGCGGGCTGTTCAGTCTTACTCAAGCCGTCTGAGCGCACCCCGCTGTCCGATGAACTCATCGCCAATGGCTGGGCAGAGATCGGTGGTCCCCCGGTATTCGAGGTGGTACACGGCGCCCGTGAGGTGGGCGAGGCTCTGGTGGACAACGTGGACTTCGTCCAGTTCACCGGCTCGACAGCCACCGGCAAGAAGATCATGGAGCGCGCCGCGCGCAGGCTCACCCCGGTGAGCCTGGAACTCGGCGGCAAGGATCCGATGCTGGTGCTGCCGGACGCCGACGTCAAGCGGGCGGCGCACGCCGCCGTGTGGGGCAGCATGTTCAACGCCGGCCAGACCTGCGTATCTGTTGAGCGGGTGTACGTGCACGACTCGATCTACGAGCAGTTCGTTGATCTGGTGGTCGAGGAGGTGCGCGGCCTGGAGATCGGTGCGGGTCTGGACCACAGTGTGGGCGCGATGATCGATGAAAACCAGCTTGAGGTTGTGGACAGGCATGTGCGCCAAGCAGTTTCCTCCGGGGCGCGGGCGCTGACCGGTGGTGCCCGAATCCCGGGCCACGGCAGCTTTTACGCGCCAACCGTGCTGGTCGATGTCGATCATTCCATGGATTGCATGCGCGAAGAGACCTTCGGTCCGACGTTGCCGATCATGCGGTACTCCGAGGAGTCCGAAGCCATCGCACTGGCCAACGACAGCGAGTACGGACTTTCGGCCAGTGTTTGGTCCAAGGATCGTAGGCGCGCTGAACGCGTTGCGCTGCAACTTGATTGCGGCACCGTGAACATCAACGACGTGATCATGAACCTGTCCTGCCTGACCGCGCCGCACGGCGGTTGGAAGGGGTCGGGGCTGGGGTCGCGCTTCGGTGGTGTGGACGGACTGCGCAAGTACTGCCGTACCGAGGCCATCGTCGACACTCGAGTGACGCTGCCCAGCGAGCCGCTGTGGTACAGCGGCCCGAGCTGGTTGGCGCCGGTTGCGCTCAAGAGCCTCACCAAGCTCTCGAACAAGGCGCTGCGCCCGTTTCGGCGCTGA
- a CDS encoding mycothiol transferase: MTDTDIVAAASARELLRDSFTRIIEHVGEVTDGLSDPALTYRPTPDANSIAWLIWHSARCQDVQICAMTGAEPVWTARGWEPRFGLDLPADSNGYGHTAGDVAKVVATADQLSGYYRDVHEMTLSYVDTLTDSELARVVDRQWDPPVTASVRLVSIVDDCAQHLGQAAYLRGIIPTN, translated from the coding sequence ATGACGGATACCGATATTGTGGCGGCCGCGTCGGCACGGGAGCTGTTGCGCGACAGCTTTACCCGGATCATCGAACACGTCGGTGAGGTGACCGACGGCTTGTCGGATCCAGCGCTGACGTATCGCCCCACTCCCGACGCGAACAGCATCGCGTGGCTGATCTGGCATTCGGCGCGATGCCAGGACGTGCAGATCTGTGCCATGACCGGCGCCGAGCCGGTGTGGACGGCCCGCGGCTGGGAGCCGCGATTCGGGCTGGATCTACCCGCCGACTCCAACGGATACGGACATACCGCCGGTGACGTGGCCAAGGTGGTCGCGACCGCCGATCAACTGAGTGGCTACTACCGGGACGTGCACGAGATGACGTTGAGTTACGTCGATACTCTGACCGATTCCGAACTCGCGCGTGTTGTCGACCGACAGTGGGACCCACCGGTCACCGCGAGTGTCCGGCTGGTCAGCATCGTCGACGACTGCGCGCAGCACCTGGGCCAGGCTGCATACCTGCGTGGGATCATTCCAACCAACTAG
- a CDS encoding MFS transporter: MLLAEVAVGGARSLAQRRGEDYFLTKPLRMRVAVIGVFASFGLVVATWAVHLPTMKQATGMSSTELGFVVLGLGVGALLGMQLSGVLVDRFGSGPIAIVGGAAMALGVNIPLAAHTVWVAGVGAVLCGVTVGITDVAMNAAAVDVERFYGRPIMASFHGVFSVGNVVGAGIGSAAFALHLKVWATVLGVTVLCLALLTCSASVLLRGKLRAGEVEAPDTVPYTMPPPVSYRRGQVVVLGLLAFLLMLSEGSATDWSSLHAQEHLGASHSEGAFAFGVFMLAMTVGRFTVDKLVERVGRVRVLRGGCALAAVGMLTVIAAPVLPLTLAGWVAVGLGLAGGVPQVFTVAGNIDEQHEGRVLSRVVGTGYVAVLGGPALIGWVADALSLNTALVLPIFAVVICGCAAGALAVTPPSKSVKPPR; this comes from the coding sequence GTGCTGCTCGCCGAGGTCGCGGTGGGGGGCGCGCGATCGTTGGCTCAACGCCGAGGTGAGGACTATTTCTTGACGAAACCGCTGCGTATGCGGGTGGCCGTTATCGGTGTATTCGCATCGTTCGGACTCGTGGTGGCCACCTGGGCCGTACACCTGCCCACCATGAAGCAGGCCACGGGGATGTCCTCGACGGAGTTGGGCTTTGTGGTGTTGGGCCTGGGCGTGGGCGCCCTGCTGGGCATGCAGCTCAGTGGTGTCCTGGTAGACCGATTCGGTAGTGGCCCCATTGCGATTGTGGGCGGTGCCGCGATGGCACTCGGTGTCAACATCCCGCTGGCTGCCCACACCGTGTGGGTTGCCGGAGTGGGCGCTGTTCTGTGCGGTGTCACGGTGGGGATCACCGACGTCGCGATGAATGCCGCGGCGGTCGACGTCGAGCGTTTCTACGGCCGGCCCATCATGGCTTCATTCCATGGTGTGTTCTCTGTGGGCAACGTGGTGGGTGCCGGCATCGGGTCGGCGGCCTTCGCGCTGCACCTGAAGGTGTGGGCGACGGTGCTGGGAGTGACGGTTCTGTGCCTGGCCCTGCTGACGTGCTCGGCCTCGGTGCTGCTGCGCGGCAAGCTGCGTGCGGGCGAGGTGGAGGCGCCGGACACAGTGCCGTACACGATGCCGCCGCCCGTGTCGTACCGGCGGGGCCAGGTGGTGGTGCTCGGTTTGCTCGCGTTCCTCTTGATGTTGTCGGAGGGATCGGCTACGGACTGGAGCAGCCTGCACGCACAGGAGCATTTGGGTGCCTCCCATTCCGAGGGCGCCTTCGCCTTCGGGGTGTTCATGCTCGCGATGACGGTCGGTCGCTTCACCGTCGACAAGCTGGTCGAGCGGGTGGGACGGGTTCGGGTGTTGCGGGGCGGATGCGCGCTGGCCGCCGTGGGAATGCTCACTGTGATCGCCGCACCGGTGCTGCCGCTGACCTTGGCCGGCTGGGTGGCCGTGGGCCTCGGTCTTGCCGGTGGCGTTCCCCAGGTGTTCACGGTCGCCGGCAATATCGACGAACAGCACGAGGGCCGTGTGCTGTCGCGGGTGGTAGGGACCGGTTACGTCGCGGTGCTGGGTGGCCCCGCACTGATCGGTTGGGTGGCCGACGCATTGTCGCTGAATACCGCGCTGGTACTGCCGATCTTCGCCGTGGTGATTTGTGGCTGTGCCGCAGGCGCTCTCGCGGTCACCCCACCGTCGAAGTCCGTCAAGCCACCGCGTTAG
- a CDS encoding ArsR/SmtB family transcription factor, with protein sequence MDAFMVIADPTRRRIIDALRGGPADVTTLIERLDISQSLVSKHLGVLRDAEAVRVEVAGKRRVYHLADDPLPAVLAWVTPYHRKWASALDRLTFLIDSDAGMHDTEKEVNRD encoded by the coding sequence ATGGACGCCTTCATGGTGATCGCCGATCCGACCCGACGCCGGATCATCGACGCCCTGCGCGGAGGTCCGGCCGACGTCACCACGCTGATCGAACGACTGGACATATCGCAGTCATTGGTGTCCAAGCACCTCGGCGTCCTACGGGACGCCGAGGCCGTTCGGGTGGAGGTCGCCGGCAAGCGCCGCGTCTATCACCTGGCTGACGATCCGCTACCGGCCGTACTGGCCTGGGTGACGCCGTATCACCGTAAGTGGGCCAGCGCACTCGACCGCCTGACATTTCTCATCGACAGCGACGCCGGCATGCACGACACCGAGAAAGAGGTCAACCGTGACTAA
- a CDS encoding SRPBCC family protein gives MSRDLNHPPEKVWPWLVDPDRLRQWSPAIPDRPLDSAGPANVQETSADPVLDGEVLTVDPPRELIHRWGPEDTLRWRIEPTDTGCRLTLEHSMADRGHAAGNAGGWHICLDTLSLAVAGTPRGRVVGMDAMKYDWQSLNDRYTEILTIN, from the coding sequence ATGTCCCGCGATCTAAACCACCCTCCGGAAAAGGTGTGGCCATGGCTCGTCGATCCGGACAGACTGCGCCAGTGGTCACCCGCCATACCCGATCGCCCCTTGGATTCGGCGGGGCCGGCCAACGTTCAGGAAACCTCCGCCGATCCCGTGCTCGACGGCGAGGTCCTCACAGTCGATCCGCCCCGTGAGCTGATCCATCGCTGGGGCCCCGAAGATACCTTGCGATGGCGAATCGAACCGACCGACACCGGGTGCCGGCTCACCCTTGAACATTCAATGGCCGACCGCGGCCACGCCGCTGGGAACGCGGGCGGTTGGCACATCTGCCTGGACACACTCAGCCTGGCCGTCGCCGGGACACCGCGCGGCAGGGTTGTCGGCATGGATGCGATGAAATACGACTGGCAAAGCCTCAACGATCGGTATACGGAGATCCTCACCATCAACTAA
- a CDS encoding PE-PPE domain-containing protein: protein MAGQYSVPGKRHSLRRYVATITAVAATCTVLAPLAMESRTIASTLASYVIGIGGNNDGASANIPRKLGGAYSVDYHPVSYPGAIWPVSGLTAPTFKTSVAQGRTNLNDEIVTAGNQPITIVGYSLGAVVVSKSHSDLLQRYPGGNPNIQFVLMGSANTPNGGIFARFPWLKIPLADIESNGAWEPDQFKTKVINTEYDTYGDFPAYFNPLALANSIAAIQYAHPDAYYDRIDPAALDDPDNPNVVKTVQGNTTYYLVRAEHLPLLQPLRDLTNPIGASFVLDAIEPTLRVFIDMAYDRDTGPGTTTQFSFFTPSKNIVDAFNKLPTAIAEGAHNVENGLAGATPKQSASPEKPASPPVPQPGPTNPGSATTQIPAPEAPTPSVVSLSTAEPPAPPASAKAADPTAISVSTAGASTARDQDFQPDTKPDPKSTPPPTKDSVGEADKSKNTLKPTLRLPKLPVAQPGTAPKSPKFPSLKNHLKSVPGLSEKKNPAADASSKHSQPANAPAHTSDKTSDHASETGRGAA, encoded by the coding sequence ATGGCTGGTCAGTATTCGGTCCCGGGGAAGCGTCACTCGCTGCGTAGATACGTCGCAACCATCACGGCGGTAGCGGCGACATGCACGGTCCTGGCACCGCTGGCGATGGAATCACGGACCATCGCCTCGACTCTCGCCTCGTATGTCATCGGAATCGGTGGCAACAACGACGGCGCAAGTGCCAACATCCCCCGCAAGCTCGGTGGTGCTTACAGCGTCGATTACCATCCGGTCTCGTATCCCGGAGCCATCTGGCCGGTCAGTGGCCTCACCGCGCCCACATTCAAAACATCTGTGGCACAAGGGCGCACCAACCTCAATGATGAGATCGTCACAGCAGGAAACCAGCCGATCACCATCGTCGGGTACTCGCTGGGCGCCGTCGTGGTGAGCAAATCGCACAGCGACCTACTGCAGCGGTACCCGGGCGGAAATCCCAACATTCAGTTCGTGCTGATGGGCAGCGCGAACACACCCAACGGGGGCATCTTCGCCCGATTTCCCTGGCTCAAGATTCCGTTGGCCGATATCGAATCCAACGGCGCTTGGGAACCCGACCAGTTCAAAACAAAGGTGATCAACACCGAATACGACACCTACGGCGACTTCCCCGCGTACTTCAATCCGCTCGCACTCGCCAATTCCATTGCCGCGATCCAATACGCGCATCCCGATGCGTACTACGACCGCATCGATCCCGCCGCTCTTGACGATCCCGACAACCCCAACGTAGTCAAAACGGTGCAGGGCAACACCACCTATTACCTGGTACGCGCCGAGCACCTACCGTTGCTGCAACCACTGCGCGATCTCACCAATCCCATCGGGGCGTCCTTCGTACTCGACGCCATCGAGCCCACCCTGAGGGTGTTCATCGATATGGCCTACGACCGCGACACCGGCCCGGGAACCACCACACAGTTCAGCTTCTTCACCCCGTCGAAAAACATCGTCGACGCGTTCAACAAGCTACCTACCGCCATTGCGGAAGGCGCCCACAACGTCGAGAACGGCCTTGCGGGTGCAACACCCAAACAGTCGGCGTCTCCTGAGAAACCGGCCAGCCCTCCTGTCCCCCAGCCAGGCCCCACGAATCCCGGGTCGGCAACAACCCAGATACCGGCACCGGAGGCTCCCACACCATCGGTTGTCTCCCTCAGCACCGCGGAGCCACCCGCACCGCCTGCGTCGGCCAAGGCCGCCGACCCCACGGCCATCTCCGTCAGTACCGCGGGCGCCTCCACAGCCCGAGACCAGGACTTCCAACCTGATACGAAGCCCGATCCGAAGAGCACGCCGCCTCCGACAAAGGACTCGGTTGGGGAAGCCGACAAGTCCAAGAACACCCTGAAACCCACATTGCGGCTTCCTAAACTCCCTGTGGCACAACCCGGAACGGCACCGAAGAGCCCCAAGTTCCCGTCACTCAAGAACCATCTCAAGTCCGTTCCGGGGCTCAGCGAGAAGAAGAACCCCGCCGCAGACGCGTCGAGCAAGCATTCACAGCCCGCGAACGCACCGGCACATACCAGCGATAAGACCTCGGACCACGCCTCCGAAACAGGGCGCGGCGCTGCCTAA